From the genome of bacterium (Candidatus Blackallbacteria) CG13_big_fil_rev_8_21_14_2_50_49_14, one region includes:
- a CDS encoding ATP-dependent RecD-like DNA helicase has protein sequence MSPVSSATLHTFEGRVREISFQSPESGYTVLQCKDLETQVVVTVVGEMPLVKEKDLLRFQGQWIRHPRFGKQFKVQFYETVMPTSSEGIEDFLATGLIKGIGPATAHKIVRHFGEETLMILDLQPERLEEVPSIGTRKREQIMQSWQAHRGLHPIVQFLQAHGLSASLGPRLFKEYGAGTLNFLQTRPYDLSRFWGLGFEKADAFAKNLAERQGLPWQPEQPERVQAGLKHLLHQASREGHLYLPLENLIASGERLLRVKPVALVPALDLLMEKRELWPEPRKTEAGQKPLYDIYLMKYGEAEQESAERLMALLAHPEPLEPEAFETWVQTYEQTHQMQFAEGQKLAIREAIQNKVFILTGGPGTGKTTVSKAILAWFQDHKRRFKLASPTGRAARRLSEVTGEEALTLHRLLEFDPHSRSFQRDASNPLSTDLILLDEVSMVDMELFADLLQALTDQTRLILIGDADQLPSVGPGAVLAELIGSGGVPSVHLTEIYRQAQASRIVSNAHRVNHGEAPVLLPPAGRHREEDAFFIPTQFPEETLAQLQDLVSRRLPAAGHALDDLQVLCPMRRGPIGTQALNLVLQEALNPPAAEKPELKLGNHVFRPGDRVIQLKNNYDQEIFNGDLGKILSLDAENRQLEVAFADKTLILEDEHLQELDLAYALTIHKAQGAEFSVVVMVLTRQHHVMLQRNLLYTGMTRAKRLLILLGDPQAVELAVRNDRLRRRNTRLGERLNSLKALAELEL, from the coding sequence ATGTCCCCAGTCTCATCTGCTACTCTCCATACTTTTGAGGGCCGGGTTCGGGAGATCAGTTTTCAATCTCCAGAATCGGGGTATACCGTGCTGCAATGCAAAGATTTGGAGACCCAGGTGGTGGTCACCGTGGTGGGTGAAATGCCCCTGGTCAAAGAAAAAGATCTGCTGCGCTTTCAAGGACAATGGATTCGCCACCCCCGTTTTGGCAAACAATTCAAGGTTCAGTTTTATGAGACCGTCATGCCCACCAGCTCTGAGGGCATTGAGGATTTCTTGGCAACGGGCTTGATCAAAGGCATTGGGCCCGCAACGGCCCATAAAATCGTGCGCCATTTTGGCGAAGAGACCTTGATGATTTTGGATCTTCAACCCGAGCGACTGGAAGAAGTGCCTTCGATTGGTACGCGCAAACGCGAACAGATTATGCAGAGCTGGCAAGCGCACCGGGGTCTGCATCCGATCGTGCAGTTTCTACAGGCCCATGGTCTCTCTGCGAGCTTGGGCCCCCGTCTGTTTAAAGAGTACGGAGCCGGAACGCTCAATTTTTTACAGACCCGCCCCTATGATTTGAGTCGTTTTTGGGGCCTTGGCTTTGAAAAGGCGGATGCCTTCGCCAAGAATCTGGCTGAAAGACAGGGGCTTCCCTGGCAACCCGAGCAGCCCGAACGGGTTCAGGCCGGGCTGAAGCATTTACTACACCAGGCCAGTCGAGAGGGGCATCTCTATCTTCCACTTGAAAACCTGATCGCAAGTGGTGAACGTTTGTTGCGTGTCAAACCGGTCGCTTTGGTGCCAGCGCTTGATTTGCTGATGGAAAAACGCGAACTTTGGCCTGAGCCCCGCAAAACAGAAGCGGGTCAAAAACCACTGTATGATATTTACCTAATGAAATATGGTGAGGCCGAACAGGAAAGTGCTGAGCGACTCATGGCGCTTTTGGCCCATCCAGAACCCCTCGAGCCAGAGGCCTTTGAAACTTGGGTGCAGACCTACGAACAAACCCATCAGATGCAGTTTGCTGAAGGCCAGAAATTAGCCATTCGTGAGGCGATTCAAAACAAGGTCTTTATTTTAACAGGGGGGCCTGGAACCGGAAAAACCACTGTGAGTAAGGCGATCCTCGCCTGGTTTCAGGACCACAAGCGCAGGTTTAAATTGGCTTCTCCCACCGGAAGAGCGGCCCGACGTCTCAGTGAGGTGACGGGAGAAGAGGCCTTAACGCTTCACCGATTGCTTGAGTTTGACCCCCACAGTCGCAGTTTTCAGCGCGACGCCAGCAATCCACTCAGTACCGATTTGATTCTCTTGGATGAAGTTTCGATGGTGGATATGGAACTCTTTGCGGATTTGCTTCAGGCCCTCACGGATCAAACCCGTCTGATTCTGATTGGCGATGCCGATCAATTGCCCTCTGTGGGGCCTGGGGCTGTATTGGCTGAATTGATTGGCTCTGGGGGAGTGCCTTCAGTGCATTTGACAGAAATTTATCGCCAGGCCCAGGCCAGTCGAATTGTCAGCAATGCCCACAGGGTCAACCATGGCGAAGCGCCTGTGCTCCTGCCACCAGCAGGACGTCACCGTGAGGAAGATGCATTTTTTATTCCTACCCAGTTTCCTGAGGAGACACTCGCCCAATTGCAGGATTTGGTTTCGCGCCGTTTGCCCGCAGCTGGTCATGCCCTCGATGATCTGCAGGTGCTGTGCCCCATGCGCAGGGGGCCAATCGGTACCCAAGCTCTCAATCTTGTGCTCCAGGAGGCTTTGAATCCCCCCGCTGCTGAAAAACCCGAATTAAAACTGGGCAACCATGTCTTTCGACCGGGTGACCGGGTGATTCAACTTAAAAATAACTATGATCAGGAAATTTTTAATGGGGATTTGGGCAAGATTCTTAGCCTGGATGCTGAGAACAGGCAACTGGAAGTGGCCTTTGCCGACAAGACTTTAATCTTAGAAGACGAGCATTTGCAGGAACTGGATTTGGCCTATGCTTTGACCATTCACAAGGCCCAGGGGGCTGAATTCTCTGTGGTGGTCATGGTCTTGACCCGTCAGCACCATGTCATGTTGCAGCGCAACCTGCTCTATACAGGCATGACCCGCGCCAAACGCCTGTTGATCCTTTTGGGGGATCCGCAGGCGGTGGAGCTTGCGGTCAGAAATGATCGGCTGCGCCGCCGAAACACCCGTTTGGGAGAGCGTTTAAATAGCTTGAAGGCCCTTGCTGAACTTGAATTGTAA
- a CDS encoding FABP family protein, with product MTEDLRAKLGPLAALAGVWEGSKGDDIAPSDDRGIENNKYREHLVLEPFGPVDNHEQQLYGLRYTTMAWRLEAQDSFHDEVGYWLWDPAEKQVMRCFIVPRGVTVLAGGTVEPDAKAFKLSAELGSETYGICSNRFLDREFKTLRYDLSVTVHEDGSFSYLEDTQMKMKGRDEIFHHTDQNTLKKISD from the coding sequence ATGACAGAAGATTTGCGTGCAAAACTTGGCCCTTTAGCTGCTCTTGCCGGCGTATGGGAAGGCAGCAAGGGAGACGATATTGCCCCCAGTGATGACCGTGGCATCGAAAACAATAAATACCGTGAGCATCTTGTACTTGAACCCTTTGGCCCCGTCGACAACCATGAACAGCAACTCTATGGCCTGCGCTATACCACCATGGCCTGGCGTCTTGAAGCACAGGATTCTTTCCACGATGAAGTGGGCTATTGGCTTTGGGATCCTGCCGAGAAACAGGTCATGCGCTGTTTTATCGTTCCCCGTGGCGTGACCGTTCTGGCTGGGGGCACAGTGGAGCCCGATGCCAAAGCTTTTAAACTCAGTGCCGAGCTGGGTTCCGAAACCTATGGTATCTGTTCCAATCGCTTTCTCGATCGCGAATTTAAAACCCTTCGCTATGATTTAAGCGTGACCGTTCATGAAGATGGCAGTTTCAGCTACCTTGAAGACACCCAAATGAAAATGAAAGGCCGTGATGAAATTTTTCATCATACCGATCAAAACACCCTGAAAAAAATCAGTGACTGA
- a CDS encoding DUF808 domain-containing protein has protein sequence MAGSSLLALIDDIATILDDVAAMTKVAAQKTAGVLGDDLALNAEQVAGVRAERELPVVWAVGVGSLKNKIVLIPLALLISAFAPWAVTPLLMLGGAYLCYEGVEKLAHKFLHSAEEDAAHEAELAEALEDPQVDLAALEKEKIKGAIRTDFILSAEIITIALGTVATAPFMSRLLVLSGVGFLMTIGVYGIVAGIVKLDDIGLYLCKDTPKGPAPAFNRMIGKGLVLAAPRLMKLLAILGTIAMFTVGGGILTHGIHSVHDWIHAFAHGTHEIPQIGHFLEGLLPTVLDALFGIVAGIVVLLAVTGLSKIKAAGKAKPSQS, from the coding sequence ATGGCCGGAAGCAGTCTATTAGCTCTGATTGATGATATTGCCACGATTCTGGATGACGTGGCCGCCATGACCAAGGTCGCAGCCCAAAAAACAGCAGGCGTTTTGGGAGATGATCTGGCTCTGAACGCAGAACAAGTGGCAGGTGTACGTGCAGAACGCGAACTGCCTGTGGTCTGGGCTGTTGGGGTCGGCTCACTCAAAAACAAAATTGTCCTGATCCCCCTTGCGCTTTTGATCAGCGCCTTCGCTCCCTGGGCCGTCACCCCCCTGCTGATGTTGGGAGGTGCCTATCTTTGCTACGAAGGTGTTGAAAAACTTGCACATAAATTTTTACACAGCGCAGAAGAAGACGCCGCGCATGAAGCTGAATTGGCCGAAGCACTTGAAGATCCCCAAGTGGATCTGGCTGCACTCGAAAAAGAAAAAATCAAAGGGGCCATTCGCACCGATTTTATTCTTTCAGCTGAAATCATTACGATTGCACTGGGAACCGTTGCCACAGCCCCATTTATGAGCCGTCTGCTCGTCTTGTCAGGGGTCGGCTTCTTGATGACGATTGGCGTCTACGGGATTGTCGCTGGCATCGTTAAACTCGATGATATCGGGCTCTATCTCTGCAAAGACACCCCCAAGGGGCCTGCCCCGGCGTTTAACCGCATGATCGGCAAAGGCTTGGTTCTGGCAGCCCCCCGCCTGATGAAACTTCTTGCGATTTTGGGAACCATTGCCATGTTTACGGTCGGGGGCGGAATCCTGACCCATGGGATTCACAGTGTACATGACTGGATTCATGCCTTTGCGCATGGAACTCATGAGATTCCCCAAATTGGACATTTCCTTGAAGGGCTGTTGCCAACGGTTCTGGATGCCCTTTTTGGTATTGTGGCTGGCATTGTGGTTCTGCTTGCGGTTACTGGCCTGAGCAAAATCAAAGCAGCAGGCAAAGCAAAACCGTCCCAGAGCTAA